The DNA segment TGGCGGTGGCTAGTTCTACCGACTTAATGAACTGGACACAAATTGCCTCTGATGGTGCAGCCGAGAGCAGCCTGTTTAATACCTATGAGTCAGAAATCGCGGAAGGCACCGCATGGACGGGCGGCTTTGTCGGCTCATGGGCACCGGATGTAATAAAGCTTGCCGACGGTAAGTACCATTTCTATTATGACTTCTGTGGTGGTCCCGATAAGATTGATTGCGTATCGCGCTCCTATTTGGGGATGGCCACCTCGGACAATATTCTTGGTCCCTATGTAAACCAAGGCTTGATCTTAAAGAGTGGTCAGGTTGGGGCCGAAAATCCTGGCGTGAATGGTCAAAACTACAACGGTTTTGTCGACCCTAACGCTATCGATCCCGCCGTGTTTTACGATAAAGATGGCGGTCTATGGATGACCTATGGTTCCTATTCCGGCGGGATCTGGGTGATGCAGTTAGACCCTGCAACGGGTAAACCGTTAGCGGATCAGGGCTATGGCACTAAGATCATGGGCGGCAATTACAGTGCCATCGAAGGTTCATACGTCATCTACAGCCCAGAATCCGAATACTATTATATGTTTACCTCCTTTGGCGGCTTCGCCCAAAAAGACGGTTACAACATTCGTATCTCTCGCGCTAAAAATCCTAACGGTCCCTATGTGGATGCCGCGGGTCTCGACATGATTGGCGCAACGGCCGCAGGCAATATCGCCGACTATGGTGTCAAACTGATGGGCGGCTTCCAATTTGTGGCCCACCCGGGCGATGTGGGTCATGATCACGGTTACCTGTCACCCGGCCACAACTCCGCTTTTTATGATGCACAAACGGGCAAATACTTCTTAGTATTCCATACGCGCTTCCCCGATACCGGCGAAGGTCACAGCGTGCGCGTACATGAGCTATTTCTCAACAGCGATGGTTGGTTAGTTGCCTCACCACAGCGTTATGCACCGATCAACGGCGCTAACATTGTCGATGAAATCGATGTCACCGGTGATTATCAATTTATTAATCACGCAAAAGATATTAATACCGCGGCACACAAATCAGTCCATGTGAAGTTATCCCGTACTTGGACTAATAAAGGCAGTGTGTCTGGCGATGTGACTGGTACATACCAACAGGGCGATGACAACCAAATCACCTTAATGCTAGACAATTTAGGCACGTTTGAAGGCGTACTCGCCTGGCAATGGGATCCTGAGCAAAACAAACTCATGCCGACATTTAGCGCCATTTCTAATGATGGGGTGAGTATTTGGGGCGTGAAGCTCACCGATAAAACCACTGAGGAAATTTTAACGGCATCGGTAAACGGCATTAGCCTGCCGACCGAAGCCACCGAAGGTAAGATCGCCTTACCGACACAAGGTACCCGTGGAGCAACTATCGAGTGGCAATCGAGCGATGAGTCAGTGATCCGTGCCGATGGCACCATTATCCGACCCAACGTGGGCGAGGGCGATAAGGTCGTCACCTTAACCGCCACGATTATGGTCAATGGTAAGAAGGTGACTAAAACCTTCCAAATCACCGTGTTTGCCCGTAAAACCTATAACCGTATTGCTCAGTACAGCTTCGAGAATAACCTCAAGGATTCCTTAGGCTTATTTGGTGATGGTCAACCCACTGGCGATAGGATCTTCAAAGCAGGTGATGCCATTGGCTACGCTACAGGCTTTGAAGGACAAGCCCTATCATTAGATGGTGCCCACGGGGTGTTACTGCCATCGGGCATTATCTCCAGCTACGAGTACACTGTGTCTTTCTGGGCAAGTCCTGCGGTTATCACAGGATTTACCACGGCATTCTTCGGCGCAGTTAACGAGCAAACCGCTGAAGATGGTAGTAAGTTCTCAAACACTTGGGTCAGCTTGCTGCCACAGGGCTGGGACGGTAATACCATGTTCTGGAGCCATAATATCGATACCAGCGGCAGCTCAGTGCTGGAGACCTGGTTTGATGGGGTAACAGGTGAGCGCATCGCTGAAAACACTTGGTCGCATCTGGCGTTCTCCGTCAATAAAGGGCTAGTTAAAGTCTTTATCAACGGGGTTGAGCGCTTCAGTAGCGGTAACCTTGCCAACTACTATACGGGTGCACAGGGTATTTTCGGTCTTGGTGTTAACTACTGGGATCTGCCATACAACGGCCTTATCGATGAGCTAAAAGTATATGAAGCGGCATTAACGGCTGAAGAAGTCAAAGCCCTCGATATTGACAAGTTAGCCGACAGTGAACTCTTGTCCTCAGCAACGGCCATTCTGGAGCTAGGCGACTTATCGGCGGTGCGTGAAAACATCGAACTGCCAGTCACCGGTCCTTATGCTTCGGCAATTACTTGGGTCTCTTCCGATCCAACCATTATCGATACCCGCGGCACGGTCAATCAGCCAGGGCGTGAGGATACCGATAAGGTGGTGACCCTAACGGCGACCTTAAAACTCGGTCAAGCGACACAGACGAAAGTCTTCACCGCCACAGTTAAGTCTAAGGCGCCGCCAACACCGGTCGCTGTCTACAGCTTCGAAGACAATCTTAACGACAGTACCGCCAACTTCGGCGCGGGCACTGTGGTGGGTAACCTGATTGGCGTTGAAGGCGGTAAAATCAGCTATGTGGATGGCGCGGTAGGCAAGGCGGCGGTCTTTGATGGTGCCTCTGGTATTGTATTGCCGAATAACCTTATCAAAGACTACACCTATTCAGTGTCAATGTGGCTCAACCCTGAGCAGCTGAATAAGTACACTACAGCCTTGTTTGGTTATGCGACTGATTCTAGCTGGACCAGCGTCTTACCAGGCGGTCAAAATGATTATGAGCGCATGGTGTTATGGTCAGGCACAGCATGGTACGACGGTAGAACCGGTTTTGTGATGCCAAAATCCCAATGGACGCACCTGGCGTACACTGTGAATGGCGGCGATGTGAAGGTCTATATCAATGGTGAATTGAAGTTTACCGGCGCGAACTTCCCGAACATCTTCTCAGTACCGACCACTAAGTTTGCGGTTGGGGTCAACTTCTGGGATACGCCTTTCAAAGGGGCAATCGATGAAATCAAGTTCTATGACGAAGCGATTACTGAACAAGATGTAGCTGATTTATTTGGTGAATCTAATCAATAATCGAGATTAGCTGTCTATACTAAAAGCACCCATTCGGGTGCTTTTTTATTGTCTGCTACATGGCAACAGAATTGTGGTTATCCGTGACTAAGGAATTTGATGACTGTTTTTCGTCTATTTATGCTAACGACACTTACCATGTTGGCCTTTGCCTGTAACTCGATACTTTGCCGGCTTGCGCTCAAGGATGGCAGTATCGATGCAGGCAGCTTTACCCTGATCCGCTTGTTGTCTGGGGCCATCATGCTCTGGCTATTAAGCCTAAAAAAACCTGCACCGGAGGCCAAGGGCCATTGGAGCTCAGCCTTGGCATTGTTCATCTACGCTGCGGGGTTTTCCTACGCCTATATCAATATGACAGCCTCAATGGGGGCTTTATTACTCTTTGGCGCCGTTCAAGCCACCATGATTGGCTATGGACTGTACCGAAAAGAACCCTTTAATACCAAACAATGGCTTGGGTTAGCCTGCGCAGCCGCGGGCTTGATTTTTCTGTTGTTGCCCGGGCTGTCGGCGCCGCCGCTTTTGAGCTCATTACTGATGATAAGCGCTGGAGTCGCTTGGGGGATCTATTCGATTAAGGGCAAGGGGGCCCAGCATCCCATTCCAATTAGTGCGGGCAACTTTATCCGCACAGTGCCGATGGCACTGTTATTACTGCTATTAGTTCGAGATCCCTTAGCGGTAAGTCAGATGGGAATTATCTATGCCTTGGCGTCAGGCGCCATCGCTTCTGGCGTAGGTTATGCAATTTGGTATTCTATATTACCTTTATTGTCATCCACCTACGCCGCAACAGTACAATTGAGTGTGCCGTTAATTGCCGCTGTTGGGGGAGTGCTATTGCTGGGTGAACCCCTGAGCCTTCGATTATTGGTTGCCTCCTGTGCCATCCTCGGTGGCATTGCACTGGTTGTCCTTAGCAAATCTGCACCACAAAATAAAAGCTAAATAGAAAGAAACATTTATCTTTTCCTTTTGCCCTTGCGTCATCCAACGCCTTGTTTAAGAATAAGGCCATTCTGGGTAAAAGGATGTCTTGAGTAAATCATGCAAACGGTCACGGTTGGCGAGCTGTTGATGACAATCCCTGTTGGCAACCGCCTTGGTGAAGGTGTGTTATGGGATGAGTTACACCAATCAATTTGGTGGACCGACATTTTATCCGCTGTGATTTATCGTTTTCATCTTGCCTCCCGCACCTTAGATATTTTCACCATGCCGCACCGCGTCGGCTCTTTTGGCCTCACGGCAAAGCCTACAACACTTATCGTCGCATTCGATATTGGTATTGCATTCTATGATATTGAAGATCAAAGCCTGACATGGCTGGCGCAGCCAGAGGCTCAGATTGAGGGGAATCGCTTTAACGATGGTCGCATCGATAGGCAAGGGCGCTTTTGGGTGGGCACTATGGTGGAACAACGTCATAGTGAAGCACAACACGCCGCCCTGTATTGCATTGACGAGAATGGGAATTGCCACCAACGCCTAACGCATCTCGAAATCTCCAACGGTCTATGCTGGAGTCCAGATGGACGAACGCTCTACCATGCCGATTCGCCAACACATCAAATCCATCAATATGATGTTGATATTCAAACGGGGTTATTGAGTCGTAAGCGCCTTTTTGCGACCACCAGCCATCATATTTTCCCTGATGGCTCAGATGTCGATGCAGAAGGTTACCTCTGGAATGCCCAGTGGGGCGGTGGCCAAGTGGTGCGCTATCGTCCCAATGGTGAAGTCGACCTTATCCTTAAATTGCCCGTTACCCATCCAACCAGCATCGCCTTTGGCGGGGAAAGACGCGATCTGTTGATCGTCACCAGTGCCAAACACTCCCTTGAACCATCGCAATTAGAGCAAGAGCCGCAAGCCGGCGATCTGTTTATCTACCGATTAAATGGGATTTGTGGCTTAGACAGTCCGCGCTTTAACAGTTAGTTTGTGATAAAACTCGCTAACAGCGGTTATTGAATCAATCGTTAAAACCATTCTTTAAATCAATCTTTATAACTTTGGTTAATAGCATTATTGAATCGATTTGCTGATTAAAAAACGCTCAAATCTGAGGGGGGATAAGTGATTTTCTATGGTGTTTTCATCACTCAAGTGGCAACTATTCGCTGCTGTTTATACCGCTTAACTCACTGCTAGCCACACTGATAGAGGCCACTGTTAGCAACATCCATTGGAAAAACGGTTGTTTTCTGCCGATCATTTCTCTTAAATTGTGATCTTGCTCTAAAAGTGCTTAATCGGTATTTTCATTCATATTTCGACCAATCGCCGTCACTTTTGTGATGCGCGTCAACAATAAGATTTACCCCCAATGGAACTTGGTACAAAGTGGACAAAATGGCCAATCAAAATGTCCACATCAATAAAACCACTTTAATATCGCAAACTGTATATTTCATAGATTCTAATTCCGGAAAACATCATATAAGCAACTTATTTTGGCCAAATGTTCTTTTGAAGGCTTAATGTGATTTTGATCACCTGTTAGAAATTGTCATTATTAGTCACTTTTTTATACTCGCACCATGAGTAGGGTTAAGTTCTCTACTCAAGCCTGCAGCGTACGCGCTGCAACTTAGTGAGCACATAAAAGAGAGTGTGTGAAATGACAATGAATAGACGACAGTTTTTTAAACTCTGTGCTGTGGGAGCCGCGACTTCTGCTATTTCTGCACTAGGGTTGATGTCCGAAAAGGCATTTGCATCCGTCAGAGGTTTTAAATTGCTGCGCGCAAAAGAGACGCGTAACAATTGTTGCTACTGCTCTGTGGGTTGTGGTTTGTTGATGTACAGCCAGAGCAGCAACGGGAAGAATGCAGAGCAGAGCATTTTTCATATTGAGGGTGATGCCGATAATCCGATTAACCGCGGTGCTCTGTGTCCTAAGGGCGCGGGCTTGGTTGACTATGTAAACAGCCCGCACCGTTTGAAATATCCTGAAGTGCGTTTACCCGGTTCGGATAAATGGCAGCGCATTAGCTGGCATGAGGCCTTTAAGCGTATCGCAAGACTCATCAAAGACGAGCGCGATGCCAATCTGGTTGAGAAAAATGCCCAAGGTCAAACCGTTAACCGCTTAGTCAGCCTAGGCATGATGACCTCATCGGCCCAAGCAAACGAAGGCTGCTACATCACCCATAAATTTGGCCGTGCCATTGGTATGCTAGGGATAGATAACATCGCCCGCGTTTGCCACGCCCCAACACCGGCCGCAATGGCGCCCACCTTTGGCCGCGGTGCTATGACTAACCACTGGGCGGATATGAAAAATACCGATCTGGCCATTGTGATGGGTGGTAATGCTGCTGAAGCGCACCCCGTCGGCTTTGGTTGGGTGACAGAAGCGATGGAGCATAACAACGCCAAGTTGATTGTGGTCGATCCGCGCTTTAACCGCAGTGCCGCCGTCGCCGATTTATATGCGCCTATTCGTTCGGGCACTGATATTGCCTTCCTGCTCGGCATGATCCGCTATCTGCTCGAGACGCAACAAATTAACCTTAACTATGTCAAAGCCTATACCAACGCCTCGTTTATCGTGCGGGAAGACTATGAATTTAACGACGGTTTATTCAGTGGCTACGATGAAGCTAACCATAAATACGACCAATCCACTTGGTTCTATGAGTTAGATGAAGAGGGCTACGCTAAGGTTGACCCTAGCTTAAGTCATCCTCGCTGCGTGATTAACCTGTTGAAAAAACACGTTGAGCGCTACGATCCTGACACAGTATCCAGCATCACGGGTACGCCGAAAGACGCCTATCTTGAAGTGTGTCAGCAAATTGGGGCGACCCATGTTGACCATAAAGCTGCAACCTTCCTGTATGCCCTCGGTTGGACACAGCACAGCGTCGGCGCACAAAACATCCGTACCATGGCGATGATCCAATTGCTGCTAGGCAATATGGGGATCATGGGTGGCGGCGTGAATGCACTGCGTGGTCACTCAAACGTTCAAGGCGCGACGGACTTAGGTTTATTGTGCCAAGGATTACCTGGCTACCTTAAACTGCCACAAGATAAAGATGTTGATTTACAAAACTATTTAGCCCATTACACCCCTAAAGCCTTAAGACCAAACCAAACCAACTATTGGCACAATTACCCAGCCTTTACCGTGTCGTTGTTAAAAGCCTTCTTCGGTGATCATGCCACCGCAGAAAACGATTATGGTTATGACTGGCT comes from the Shewanella mangrovisoli genome and includes:
- a CDS encoding SMP-30/gluconolactonase/LRE family protein; this translates as MQTVTVGELLMTIPVGNRLGEGVLWDELHQSIWWTDILSAVIYRFHLASRTLDIFTMPHRVGSFGLTAKPTTLIVAFDIGIAFYDIEDQSLTWLAQPEAQIEGNRFNDGRIDRQGRFWVGTMVEQRHSEAQHAALYCIDENGNCHQRLTHLEISNGLCWSPDGRTLYHADSPTHQIHQYDVDIQTGLLSRKRLFATTSHHIFPDGSDVDAEGYLWNAQWGGGQVVRYRPNGEVDLILKLPVTHPTSIAFGGERRDLLIVTSAKHSLEPSQLEQEPQAGDLFIYRLNGICGLDSPRFNS
- the fdnG gene encoding formate dehydrogenase-N subunit alpha: MNRRQFFKLCAVGAATSAISALGLMSEKAFASVRGFKLLRAKETRNNCCYCSVGCGLLMYSQSSNGKNAEQSIFHIEGDADNPINRGALCPKGAGLVDYVNSPHRLKYPEVRLPGSDKWQRISWHEAFKRIARLIKDERDANLVEKNAQGQTVNRLVSLGMMTSSAQANEGCYITHKFGRAIGMLGIDNIARVCHAPTPAAMAPTFGRGAMTNHWADMKNTDLAIVMGGNAAEAHPVGFGWVTEAMEHNNAKLIVVDPRFNRSAAVADLYAPIRSGTDIAFLLGMIRYLLETQQINLNYVKAYTNASFIVREDYEFNDGLFSGYDEANHKYDQSTWFYELDEEGYAKVDPSLSHPRCVINLLKKHVERYDPDTVSSITGTPKDAYLEVCQQIGATHVDHKAATFLYALGWTQHSVGAQNIRTMAMIQLLLGNMGIMGGGVNALRGHSNVQGATDLGLLCQGLPGYLKLPQDKDVDLQNYLAHYTPKALRPNQTNYWHNYPAFTVSLLKAFFGDHATAENDYGYDWLPKWDQQYDINKQIDMMVHGEVNGYFIQGINALNSQPDKQKVSKGLSNLKFLVVLDALANETSSFWRNAGQFNDVDTASIQTEVFRLPTTCFAEESGSIANSSRWLQWHFKGANPPGEALSDPAILSGIMLELKRLYREEGGRLPEPIEAIKWDYAMEHEPSSEEIAQEMNGYDLTTGRLLNGFSELKADGSTSCGIWVYSGMWTEAGNLMARRDNSDPSGKGITPNWSFAWPANRRILYNRASCDVQGKPRDPSRVLLEYKDNKWQGIDVPDFNAKLNAEDSAHPFIMQADGVGHLFALRDLKDGPFPEHYEPFESPLASNPLHPKVTNNPVARMFKGLRESFGTNEEFPYVGTTYSMTEHFNNWTTHCQLAAITQPQHFIEIDETLAAEKGINNGDWVKVSSKRSHIVTKAYVTKRLQPMMVQGKKVHTIGIPRHGSYEALTQKSYIVNELTSSVGDANTQTPEYKAFLVNIAKAEGF
- a CDS encoding DMT family transporter, with amino-acid sequence MTVFRLFMLTTLTMLAFACNSILCRLALKDGSIDAGSFTLIRLLSGAIMLWLLSLKKPAPEAKGHWSSALALFIYAAGFSYAYINMTASMGALLLFGAVQATMIGYGLYRKEPFNTKQWLGLACAAAGLIFLLLPGLSAPPLLSSLLMISAGVAWGIYSIKGKGAQHPIPISAGNFIRTVPMALLLLLLVRDPLAVSQMGIIYALASGAIASGVGYAIWYSILPLLSSTYAATVQLSVPLIAAVGGVLLLGEPLSLRLLVASCAILGGIALVVLSKSAPQNKS
- a CDS encoding LamG-like jellyroll fold domain-containing protein — translated: MVLKRSFVSASLIMALASCGGDDSSYSANDTNTFTPPAPVTSADPTIAGEVSYKNAVVHDPSIIKDTDGTYYVFGSHLAVASSTDLMNWTQIASDGAAESSLFNTYESEIAEGTAWTGGFVGSWAPDVIKLADGKYHFYYDFCGGPDKIDCVSRSYLGMATSDNILGPYVNQGLILKSGQVGAENPGVNGQNYNGFVDPNAIDPAVFYDKDGGLWMTYGSYSGGIWVMQLDPATGKPLADQGYGTKIMGGNYSAIEGSYVIYSPESEYYYMFTSFGGFAQKDGYNIRISRAKNPNGPYVDAAGLDMIGATAAGNIADYGVKLMGGFQFVAHPGDVGHDHGYLSPGHNSAFYDAQTGKYFLVFHTRFPDTGEGHSVRVHELFLNSDGWLVASPQRYAPINGANIVDEIDVTGDYQFINHAKDINTAAHKSVHVKLSRTWTNKGSVSGDVTGTYQQGDDNQITLMLDNLGTFEGVLAWQWDPEQNKLMPTFSAISNDGVSIWGVKLTDKTTEEILTASVNGISLPTEATEGKIALPTQGTRGATIEWQSSDESVIRADGTIIRPNVGEGDKVVTLTATIMVNGKKVTKTFQITVFARKTYNRIAQYSFENNLKDSLGLFGDGQPTGDRIFKAGDAIGYATGFEGQALSLDGAHGVLLPSGIISSYEYTVSFWASPAVITGFTTAFFGAVNEQTAEDGSKFSNTWVSLLPQGWDGNTMFWSHNIDTSGSSVLETWFDGVTGERIAENTWSHLAFSVNKGLVKVFINGVERFSSGNLANYYTGAQGIFGLGVNYWDLPYNGLIDELKVYEAALTAEEVKALDIDKLADSELLSSATAILELGDLSAVRENIELPVTGPYASAITWVSSDPTIIDTRGTVNQPGREDTDKVVTLTATLKLGQATQTKVFTATVKSKAPPTPVAVYSFEDNLNDSTANFGAGTVVGNLIGVEGGKISYVDGAVGKAAVFDGASGIVLPNNLIKDYTYSVSMWLNPEQLNKYTTALFGYATDSSWTSVLPGGQNDYERMVLWSGTAWYDGRTGFVMPKSQWTHLAYTVNGGDVKVYINGELKFTGANFPNIFSVPTTKFAVGVNFWDTPFKGAIDEIKFYDEAITEQDVADLFGESNQ